TTCACTAGAGCAGCTTTaaatacttacatttaaatgtatatcTGCTATTACTGTCATCTCTGACTatacagtttattgttaaactgtttctATAGTACTGTATCTATACTCTTTATCACAAAATGCttgtttatcttttattttgtttttactgttgataTATTGTTATCtaattttgtttattattcaCAATATCACTATCACCCTAAAAAATCCAGTACTGGTCGAGCTCTGGTAAGGGGCAACAGAGACTATTACTGTAATGTTGTAAATGGTCACATACAGATAATATAATACTCACACTTTGATCATCATCCTCACTCTTCATGTGGTTAGCGATGAAGCGTACTCCTTCCACAGCCTCCTCAAAGCCCGGACAGGCTTGAGCCAGCAGGGCCTGAGTCAGAGCAGGACCTCCTGCTGCTTGCTTCCCCCGCGGCAGGTTTCCAGAGCCCCCTTCCCGGCCCTCCCTCACCCTGTTTAGACCATCCAAGGATCCCCCTCCTGCACCTCCCAGATCCCCTCCAAACTGTTTAACAGACGCCCGGTTCACATAGCAGGTACAAGGGTCATTGTCTTCCTTGCTGAACACCCCTGTGGAGGTTCCCCCTCCGTTCCCGCCAGTGCCGCCCAGCCCGAGCCCCACCATCAAGGCCCCCGCCTCCCCGCTGCGCCCACCCTCCTTCTGCTCTTGGGCCCTCCTTCTTTGGCGCAGGCGCTGGCGCTCGCAGCTGTTCCTGGGCTGGCGCATGAAGAGCAAGGCCGGAAGCTTGTTGAGGAACACCAGTTTAACCCAAGGGGGcatggtgtgtgtggtgggcGAGCGGTGGTGTAcattcagcacacacacactggtgacGATAGAGAAAGTGACCAGGACCATGGTGAACATCAGGTACTTCCCCACGAGAGGGACGTCTAGTGAAGTGGGTGGGACAATCTTGGAGATCAGCAGCAGGAACACAGTGAGAGCCAGCAGCACGGAGATGCAGAGCGTCATCTTCTCTCCACAGTCAGAGGGCAGGTAGAAGACCAGGATTGCCAGCGAGGTGATGAGCACGCACGGGATGATGAGGTTGATGGTGTAAAAAAGAGGCTTCCTGCGAATGATAAAGTCGTACGTGATGTCCACGTAGGTGGGGTCAGCTGGGTTCTCGTTTCGTCTGCCTGGCAGGGCGATGATGTCCCACTCACCGCTGGGCGTGAAGTCGTCCATGCTGGCCACATCAGCGCGGAGCACCAGATCGATCTCGGTGCGGTCGTAGGTCCAGGAGCGGAAGCGCAGCGTGCAGTTCTGCTGGTCAAAGGGGAAGTGCTTGACTTCGATCTTACAGGCTGACTTGTAGATGGCTGGGGGCAACCAGAAGATACTGCCGTCGTAGGAGACCACCGCATTAGAGTAGAATGACACCTCGTACACCCCATCAGCActgagtgggagagagatgaaaagggagatgaaagacaaaaagaaggTGTCAGACATAAACAGAAACCTTTGTGTGattcattagtttaaaaaataataattctatATATATCTAACGTAAAGTATAATGAGATGTTTCCCATGAGTTTCATAAACTGTGGAACATGATGCATGTCATTATGCAATACGGCTTAATTAAAGAGCtctaggacacacacacacacacacacacacacacacacacacacacacacagggctgtaAGGCGTCTCAGGACAGCAGGGTCACACAAAACTGCTTCTACAAACACAAGGAACAGGATGAGCATGCAGTCTAGACAGGAAACACAGCTCACAGGTCATACTGGGTCGAGTTAAACAGCTCGAATTAGAAACTTTGGTCAGAAGTTAGCTGACAACATTACGTAAAGCTGTACATTGAATTTCCATTCAACGTAAGCATTTTGAATTATAAGTCATTAATGATGGTTAATGCTGTGAGATGAGACATAAGACATAAGATTGTAATTCATAATTTTTGACTGATTACACAATTGACCCACCTGCCAAAGTACACCTTCAGAAACACCAACTTCCCTGCTGATTTAGTTACAAAATCTAATTCCAAATGAGCAGCTCTATATTACTGCTTTTTCCAGGCGTTTGAATGGGAGGATAGCGACGTAGGGTTCGTGGGATTAGCGGGATCATTTTATCCAGAGTGCTGCGGGTCAGGGATCTTTTAATCTTTAGTAAAGTAAGGACTGAGGCCGGGAAAGAGGAGAAGGCCAGACAGATCACTGTACTCTGATGAGCTGATTTACATACTGTAGGCTGACACTCAGTTTCCATTACATTGAGACAAGTGGTCTGCATCCGTACCTCCCTCAGACATGCAAGCTAATTGTAATTAACTGAAGTTTCTGTTTCTTGaagagtttgtttgtgttatataATGCACTACACTTAATAGCACTGAACATAACATTGGATTGTTTTACATTTGTGATTTTGCATATATTTGCCATACAGTTGATTTTAACCTACCCTCAAGTCTGGGTTAACAATTGGGAATATGGGAAATAGCCAATAGTTGTATAGTGTATATATTCCAAAGTAAATTGGTGTTAAATCAAATTACCGCAAAGTATTGTAGCATCGGAGTACTAGTTGGTTTCTGTGGCAAGGTGCATTCACAATGCACAAAGGGTAGGGCTGTGGATGGGGGTCAATAGCGGCTCAACAGCAAACCTTTGCCCCTGGAGCTCCCTTATAAATTACTCCAGGCCTAAAAATGACTTTCtaaattaaaatgcaaatacataaatatatattaagcATCTGTGTATGCAGATAAATAGATAAACATCACATTTTACAACAACCCAAAACAAAGAAGAGTTTGgatgtgtgtaaatatgtgcTTGTTTTCGGTTAACTGTATGCATCTGCAGTACAGTATCTATGTGGGTGTGTTGTGTTGATGACTCCATCTTTGAAGTGTTCTGTACTGTATACTAATGTAGCATGAGTGATGTGAACAGATTACAGAGGAAATATTCAGTCATATGTGGCAGGCCTGCATGTATGTATTACACAATGAAACCTTTAATTTAATTGATGTTCTTATCCAACGTGACTTACAGTACAATGGTGGCAGCTGGATCAAATCATCAGTTTGATATAAAAACTGTATGTGCTTTTGTTGTGCATATTTATGAGCGTGCATGCATCCATGAG
This window of the Perca flavescens isolate YP-PL-M2 chromosome 6, PFLA_1.0, whole genome shotgun sequence genome carries:
- the chrnb2 gene encoding neuronal acetylcholine receptor subunit beta-2 yields the protein MMMDGWPPLLLLALLAIAGGGLGADTEERLVEHLLNPAHYNKLIRPATNGSELVTVQLMVSLAQLISVHEREQVMTTNVWLTQEWQDYRLTWVPEEFDGMLKVRLPSKHIWLPDVVLYNNADGVYEVSFYSNAVVSYDGSIFWLPPAIYKSACKIEVKHFPFDQQNCTLRFRSWTYDRTEIDLVLRADVASMDDFTPSGEWDIIALPGRRNENPADPTYVDITYDFIIRRKPLFYTINLIIPCVLITSLAILVFYLPSDCGEKMTLCISVLLALTVFLLLISKIVPPTSLDVPLVGKYLMFTMVLVTFSIVTSVCVLNVHHRSPTTHTMPPWVKLVFLNKLPALLFMRQPRNSCERQRLRQRRRAQEQKEGGRSGEAGALMVGLGLGGTGGNGGGTSTGVFSKEDNDPCTCYVNRASVKQFGGDLGGAGGGSLDGLNRVREGREGGSGNLPRGKQAAGGPALTQALLAQACPGFEEAVEGVRFIANHMKSEDDDQSVSEDWKYVAMVIDRLFLWIFVFVCVSGTLGMFMQPLFQNYTVKTITSSPG